One Rhodospirillales bacterium genomic window carries:
- a CDS encoding IS5/IS1182 family transposase, whose translation MFCRLKDFRRIATRYDKRADVFLSGVFLAAAVVWWAN comes from the coding sequence CATGTTCTGTCGTCTCAAGGACTTCCGGCGGATCGCCACCCGTTACGACAAACGCGCCGACGTCTTCCTCTCCGGCGTGTTCTTGGCCGCCGCCGTAGTATGGTGGGCCAATTGA